The window CACTAAGGCAAGCGTAGTAAGCGAGATATAACTCATTTTGTGGGAACCTAGTGGTTGTCGAGTTCTTGTAACGTTTTGTGCGTCAAATTACCATTTTAATGCCTACAAAGCTCCTACATGGTCCCGCCACGGGAAAGGCCAATATCTTAGTAATCATTTATTTAACATATTTTTCTATTCTAAATCAGTAAAAATAAGAATAGCGAAAATTATAAATGATTCTAGAACAGAAGAAAATGTTCATATTATGTTAAAAAATTGGTGCTCAGAAAAAAAGTATTAATGTTTAAAAGGGGTAACTATAATAAACTCATGCACGACTAGGATTTATGTTCATTTTTCTTAAATCGCGTATTTAACCCCACCCCCTCCCAACAAAACAAAGTGAAAAGGACAAATAATAAAAAGAAGAACAAGCACAAAAGGGGAAAAGTTGGTCAAACAGAAAATGAAAAAACACTGGAGAAGAAAATGGAGGGAAAATGACAAGAAAAGGAGTAGATATAGAGAAAAATAACAAGCTAAATCTCCCGCAAAAAAGAAGAAGCTAAATGGGTCGGGAacttttgttgttgttgagaaTAATGGGTCGGGAACCTTGAGGTGGGTGTTATTATACGGACAAGCGAGCGTAGAATTGAATAGGAAACAGCCTGGTTGCGCCGGGTAGAGGTGGATAGACTCATTTCCTTTCTTTCTTCGAGGAGAGGAAAGAAAGGCGATCTCGCCTGTCCTCGCGGAGCGCTTCTTCCATCGCCGTCCTCCGGCGGCTCTCCTCCGCCGACGACCTCGGTTgtcggtggtggtggtggggggggggggggggggggggggtcatcgGATCCACGCGTGTGGATAGTTTTACGCCAAATTTGCTTAGTTTTTAGGCTGTTCATTGTCTTGGCTTCGGCGATGGCGATGGCGGCGCTCAATAAAGTTTCTTTAGATCCTACTCTGACAAGGCGATCGGTCCTATGGTTAGGGATGGATTTGGAATCCAGCCTGTTCAAGCAAGGATGGTGCAGTGACGGCGTTATCCTCGTGGTGGACCTGTGTCCTTGGGCCTCGTCGTTGCGACGGGATTTGCTCAAGCGCCGCAcggagcttgggaggtagtccaggagcggatgcagattgtggtctaCATCGGCGGCATCTGGAAGATGGTGGGTCGTGTGCTGGGTTCGTAGTACGTGGATGGCAGGTATGgtttcctcctccgacgtcttAGTCGTGTGGgggtgccagatctggagttcgatggcgtgtccggggtgttgccGCGGTCTGATTCGTTCAATGGTAATGATTTTGTCTTTGGCGAGCCACCTTGGAGTTCCGtaaagctgcatatcagcgatggagccgcgtcgagctcgggtgTGGAGGTGATCCGTCATTTTTTTCCTTTGATGACTGCTGTGGTGCCAGAGGCAGGTGACGGAcgttggtgtcaagctcagaGGTTTCTTAAGTCTTGTTTGTAGTTTTACTCTTGCCTGGCGTGCCTTTGTGTAAAGGCTAGCGTTCTGCTATTTGTTCAGTTTTGTCAGGTCGGTATGTACGTGACTTGTACAATGTTTTTTATGATATAAATGAGGCACGTATTACCATAAAAAAAGAGAGGTGGATAGACTCGTCGGCGTCATCGCATCAACACGAGCGATATCGCCCAATCGCTACATCCTCCCAAAAATACATTTCCGTGAGTGCGATAGCGTGAATATGCCCGTGCAGATCCCACATTCCGGGGGTCGTTCTCACACACTCCTCGGCATCAACGGATTCGGACATTGTTGCGGGCGACAGAGATTGGGATCACTGATGAGTGGGAGGATATACTGGTGCATGCTGCGGTGCAGGTCCCGATCACGAGACTGTTGAGCGCGGCAAAAATAAACAGCTTGCACGGCATATGCCCTCACATATCCGCCGCCGCCGGGATGCACCCAAGGAGGCGACACCAACCCACCGCCCTCTTTGTTTTCGTCCACGTCGCCGTCGGCTGACACATCGCCTGCGCTACATCGATCGTCGCGATCTCGCTCGCTGGCGACCGTCGCCATCGCCATGGCGGATCGGGTGCCACTATAAATACCGCTGCGTTGCATGCGTTGTTACAGACAAGTTACTGACACTGGAGACATAGCTGGCAGTAGTACGCACGGCCATGGCGACCGAGAACTACGACCCCTGCTACCCGGACCAGCCGGTGGTGCACCGGTACCTGCCCCTGTGGGCCAGGATGCCGGCGTTCGCCGCCAAGCCGGCCTTCGTCTGGGCCGACGACGACGCGGCCACCGGCGCCATGTCATCCACCGCGATCACCTACTCCGAGCTCAATGCTGCGGTGGAGCGCCTGGCGTCCGGGCTCCTCGGCACGCTACGGCGCGGCGACACCGTGCTCGTGCTCGCCTCCCCGGGCCTCCGCCTCGTCAAGCTCCTCTTCGCGTGCCAGCGCGCCGGTCTCACCGCGGTGCCCGTCATCCCGCCCGACCCGTCCAGGCCCGGCCCCGCGCACGCGCAACTCCTGCGCGCCGTGTCTCAGACGAGGCCCAGCGCTGCCGTCGCCGACGCGCGCTACGTCACCGCCGTCGCTTCGTCGAGCCGGCTAGCCGCCGCGCTGAGCGGCCTGCGCTGGCTGTCCGTGGACGGGCTGGACGAAGGTGAAGCTGGTTTGCCGGGCGCCATGGCGGGCCACGCGGGCTGCGGCGCGGGAGACGCGTACCTGGTCCAGTACACGTCCGGCGCGACGGGCGTCCCGAAGCCCGTGGTTGTTACCGCCGGCTCGGCGGCGCACAACGTGCGGGCGGCGAGGCGGGCCTACGACCTGGGCCCCGGCAGCACGATCGTCTCGTGGCTGCCGCAGTACCACGACTGCGGCCTCATGTTCCTGCTCCTCACGGTAGTCTCCGGCGCCACCTGCGTGCTGGCCTCGCCCgacgccttcctccggcgcccgCGCCTTTGGCTAGAGCTCATCTCCGAGTTCAAGGCGACGTGCACGCCCGTACCGTCATTCACGTTGCCGCTCGTCCTCCGCCGCGGCGGCGGGCGCTCGGCGTCGGCGCACGGACTGCAGCTCGGCAGCCTCCGCAACCTGATCCTGATAAACGAGCCGATCTACAAGGCGTGCGTCGACGAGTTCGTCGCAGAGTTCGGCCGCCACGGGCTGCGCTCCGAGTCGGTCTCTCCGTCGTACGGCCTCGCCGAGAACTGCACGTTCGTGTCCACGGCGTGGCGGAGCACCAGCGGCCGCGTGGACGGCCTCCCGTCGTACAAGAAGCTTCTGCCGTCGGCGAGGCTGCCATCGTCCAGGGCGCACGAGGCGTCGGAGATCGAGATCGTCGTGGTGGATGAGAAGACCGGCGAGCCGGTGAGGGACGGCACGGAGGGGGAGGTCTGGGTGTCCTCGCCGAGCAACGCGTCGGGGTACCTAGGCCACCCGTCGGCGAGCCACGAGGCATTCTGCGGGAGGATGCCGGGGAGGGCGGGGTCGTGCTTCGTGCGCACGGGCGACCGCGGCGTGGTCACCGGACCGGAGCGGTACCTGTATGTCGTCGGCCGTAGCGTCGACGTGGTCGTCTCCGCGCTTGACGGCCACGTGCACGCACACTACGTCGAGACGGCCGCTTTCGGCAGCGCGCCGGACCGCGTGAGGGGTGGCTGCATCGCCGCTTTCACCGCGCCGGCGACAAGGTCTTCGAAGGAGCAAATGTGCGTCGTCGCGGAGCTGCAGAAGGGAAGCCGCAGCGATGATCACACGAGTCTCTGCGACGGCATAAGGCGGTCAGTGTGGGAGGCGGAAAGGGTGAGGGTTGGTCGGGTGATGCTTGTCCAGAGCGGCGCGGTGCCGAAGACGACGTCGGGGAAGGTGCGCCGTGGGGCGGCGAGGGAGAAGTTGGTCGCCAGGCGGTATCCGGTGGTTTTTGAGGCCCTGTACG is drawn from Aegilops tauschii subsp. strangulata cultivar AL8/78 chromosome 1, Aet v6.0, whole genome shotgun sequence and contains these coding sequences:
- the LOC109740106 gene encoding uncharacterized protein, producing MATENYDPCYPDQPVVHRYLPLWARMPAFAAKPAFVWADDDAATGAMSSTAITYSELNAAVERLASGLLGTLRRGDTVLVLASPGLRLVKLLFACQRAGLTAVPVIPPDPSRPGPAHAQLLRAVSQTRPSAAVADARYVTAVASSSRLAAALSGLRWLSVDGLDEGEAGLPGAMAGHAGCGAGDAYLVQYTSGATGVPKPVVVTAGSAAHNVRAARRAYDLGPGSTIVSWLPQYHDCGLMFLLLTVVSGATCVLASPDAFLRRPRLWLELISEFKATCTPVPSFTLPLVLRRGGGRSASAHGLQLGSLRNLILINEPIYKACVDEFVAEFGRHGLRSESVSPSYGLAENCTFVSTAWRSTSGRVDGLPSYKKLLPSARLPSSRAHEASEIEIVVVDEKTGEPVRDGTEGEVWVSSPSNASGYLGHPSASHEAFCGRMPGRAGSCFVRTGDRGVVTGPERYLYVVGRSVDVVVSALDGHVHAHYVETAAFGSAPDRVRGGCIAAFTAPATRSSKEQMCVVAELQKGSRSDDHTSLCDGIRRSVWEAERVRVGRVMLVQSGAVPKTTSGKVRRGAAREKLVARRYPVVFEALYDNCDGEGSTRAVRNEDGEMEERCAASWMAGEGGVPAMATALGGASRRVRVQSFL